ATCCGGATGCTCAAATGGGGTCCAGTTGAACACGCCCTTTGCGCCAACTTCGCTGTCTGCCCATGCCCATACCTTCCTATCATCCTCGGCGTCTTCGTCCGGCGTCAGTTCCATCATGCGCCGCATTCCAAGTTCCCCGTAGCCGCGGGCGCCCGCGCGCTTGTTGAGATCCCAAATTTCCAGCGTGAATCCGAGCACACCAAGATGGTCGTACATCCAATCGTCAGCCGCACCCGGCATCAACACTTTCTCGTGTCCAGTTGCGAATATCTTGTAGTTCGATCCGCTATGATAGCCACTGGCCTCGGCACCCATCTCAGCAACTCGCGTAAACAGGTTCCTGTCCGTCGGTGACAAGATGGTGTCGTCCCCGGTTGATGGTTGACGCAAAATGACGCCTCCCGTTGTATGGAGCGCAACGTACGCGGAGATGTTCGGGTGGGCGTGGATAAAGTCGGCTAAAGCGCGCAATTCGGGTTCGGACAACGGATACGGCCCTGAGCCCGGTTGTCCGGATTCGCCGGCCCATCGGATCGGAAAATTGCGATTGAAATCCATACTGTGCCGCCTGGCATCTTTGGCGACAGCCAGCGCGGGTAACGGACCTGTCTTTGACGTACGGTCCATCCGCCCTTCCGGAAACACATGGTAGTACGTTCCGCCCATCTCCCCCGGACGGCGCGGGCGCATGACGCGAGGGTCAACGTCATCGATGACAAAGCCGCCATCCTCTGCCGGCACACGCATTTGCAAGATATGTCCGTCCCCATTTACGTCATCCTGGATAAACCCATCAGGGGCTTCCGAATAAGGGTACGTATGCGGACTCGAGCGGAAACGGGCTGGTGTAGTCATATACAACTCGGCACCGTCGACCGCAATTCTTGGTATGATGTAGAGCGTGTGGGCATCGAGGAGTTCCGTGGCTTCTGGGTCCACACCATAGTTGCCGAGGCACCACTGCATCCAGTACATCGCAACAGCGTTGCCAGCGACTTCCCCAGCGTGGATGTTGGCATCGACAAACACGGCCGACTTCGATAAAGCTCGGCCGGTTTTGCTGTTGGTCAAAGTCACACCAGCGATGTTCCGACCCTGACGACTCTGGCCGATAACCTCCACCGTAACAAACTCAGGATACGCTTCTTGCAACCGCTGCAGTTCATCCCACATCTCTTGGTAGGTGTAATATTTTGCAGGCATCGAGTCGGTTCCCTCCTAGGAACTTCTGGTCAAGACATCAAAGTTTAAACGCGCGGCATACGTAAAGATAAAGCGGTGCGGGCGCGCACGGGCGCACCCAAAGCTAAGCGCGGAGCCCGACGCAAAGTTAAAACGCGCGGGCATACGGTCTTGGTAAGTCCTCGAGTTTCACGCCGAGGGTCTGTGCCGCGTGAATGGCCCAGTAGGGATCGCGCAGGAGGCCGCGGGCGATGGCAACGAGATCGGCATCTTCATTGCCAATTACCGACTCGGCCAGATATGGGTCTTCAAGCATGCCAACTGCGATGACCGGCACTGAAAGTGCATTTTTTATCGCTCTCGCAAATGGCACCTGGTACCCCGGGTAATTTCCGGGACGGCGTGCCCCAGGACGGCCCTCACCGCCAGAACTCACATGGAACATGTCAACACCGGCCGCTTGATAACGGCGGGAAACCTCGATGATGTGCTCCAAGCCATAACCTTCGTCCACGTATTCAACGGCTGAGACCCGAATGAGTAGCGGCATATCGCTTGGCATCTCACTTTTTACAGCCTGGATGACTTCGCTGCCGAATCTCGCCAGGTCGTCTCCGTAGACATCCTTGCGAC
The Alicyclobacillus curvatus genome window above contains:
- a CDS encoding peptidase M14, whose product is MPAKYYTYQEMWDELQRLQEAYPEFVTVEVIGQSRQGRNIAGVTLTNSKTGRALSKSAVFVDANIHAGEVAGNAVAMYWMQWCLGNYGVDPEATELLDAHTLYIIPRIAVDGAELYMTTPARFRSSPHTYPYSEAPDGFIQDDVNGDGHILQMRVPAEDGGFVIDDVDPRVMRPRRPGEMGGTYYHVFPEGRMDRTSKTGPLPALAVAKDARRHSMDFNRNFPIRWAGESGQPGSGPYPLSEPELRALADFIHAHPNISAYVALHTTGGVILRQPSTGDDTILSPTDRNLFTRVAEMGAEASGYHSGSNYKIFATGHEKVLMPGAADDWMYDHLGVLGFTLEIWDLNKRAGARGYGELGMRRMMELTPDEDAEDDRKVWAWADSEVGAKGVFNWTPFEHPDFGSVEIGGLDPKFVLQNPPHHLIEEECINVGAFLTKLGLSTAKLIIPSVSVTKEGSDESEGSGLYRVVAEVANAGFLPTSSTDKGKELLLEGIRATIEGPVEVVAGTSPTEIGHLAGYGGQSTWSPPKNQRGHAEWVVKGEPGAVVTVRFQDRRAGAVSAAVTL